The following proteins are encoded in a genomic region of Methylobacterium tardum:
- the hisI gene encoding phosphoribosyl-AMP cyclohydrolase — MTGSDSAFDPPGTRAEIEEGTALTPRFDRDGLVACIAVDAEDGRVLMLAHMNAESLARTLETGEAWYWSRSRQELWHKGATSGQIQRVAEMRVDCDQDALLIRVAVGGDGGCCHTGRRDCFYRSVERAPDGRVVLKDDRR; from the coding sequence ATGACCGGCAGCGACAGCGCGTTCGATCCCCCCGGCACCCGCGCCGAGATCGAGGAGGGCACGGCCCTCACCCCCCGCTTCGACCGGGACGGGCTCGTCGCCTGCATCGCGGTCGACGCCGAGGATGGCCGCGTCCTGATGCTCGCCCATATGAACGCCGAGTCGCTGGCGCGCACGCTCGAGACCGGCGAAGCCTGGTACTGGTCGCGCTCCCGGCAGGAACTCTGGCACAAGGGCGCCACCAGCGGGCAGATCCAGCGTGTCGCCGAGATGCGGGTCGATTGCGACCAGGATGCCCTGCTGATCCGCGTCGCGGTCGGCGGCGACGGCGGCTGCTGCCACACCGGCCGGCGGGACTGCTTCTACCGCAGCGTCGAGCGCGCGCCGGACGGCCGCGTCGTCCTGAAGGACGACCGGCGATGA
- the aqpZ gene encoding aquaporin Z: MDHDTMRRATAEFFGTFWLTFGGCGAAVLSAAFPELGIGFLGVALAFGLTVLTMAYAVGHISGGHFNPAVTLGLWSGHRCATRHVLPYIGAQVIGAILAAGVLYSIASGKAGWIPNGFASNGYGELSPGKYGLAACLITEFLTTFFFLFIIIGTTSKGAAVGFAGIPIGFALVLIHLVSIPVTNTSVNPARSTGPALIAGGDYLGQLWLFWLAPVVGAMAAGALARWLYEPADIAETTVVEKQAAV; encoded by the coding sequence ATGGATCATGATACGATGCGCCGGGCGACGGCCGAGTTCTTCGGCACGTTCTGGCTCACCTTTGGCGGCTGCGGCGCCGCCGTCTTGTCGGCCGCGTTCCCCGAACTCGGGATCGGTTTCCTGGGTGTCGCGCTCGCCTTCGGTCTCACGGTGCTCACGATGGCGTACGCCGTGGGCCACATCTCAGGCGGCCACTTCAATCCTGCCGTGACGCTTGGGCTCTGGTCGGGCCATCGGTGCGCGACGCGGCACGTTCTGCCCTATATCGGCGCCCAGGTGATCGGTGCCATTCTCGCCGCAGGAGTCCTTTACAGTATCGCCTCCGGCAAGGCGGGCTGGATTCCGAACGGCTTCGCGTCCAACGGCTATGGCGAGCTCAGCCCCGGCAAGTACGGACTTGCAGCCTGCCTGATCACTGAGTTTCTGACGACATTCTTCTTCCTGTTCATCATCATCGGCACGACGTCGAAGGGCGCCGCGGTGGGATTTGCCGGGATCCCGATCGGCTTCGCCCTGGTGCTGATCCATCTCGTCTCGATCCCGGTGACCAACACCTCGGTCAATCCGGCGCGCAGCACCGGACCGGCCCTGATCGCGGGCGGCGATTACCTTGGTCAGCTCTGGCTGTTCTGGCTGGCACCGGTCGTGGGCGCGATGGCGGCGGGGGCCTTGGCCCGGTGGCTGTATGAACCCGCGGATATCGCCGAGACGACCGTGGTCGAGAAGCAGGCCGCCGTCTGA
- a CDS encoding patatin-like phospholipase family protein encodes MSRPLATRWQGESAESLFLPGTVEPVRPPPSAGPRIGLALGGGSARGWAHIGVIRALEEAGLTPTVVAGCSIGAVVGACYAAGRLDRLEAFARALTRRRVVGLIDPRLPGSGLIAGNRLRQRLAADLGERRIESLPVRFGCVATEYGTGHEVSLTEGPAVDAVRASYAIPGLFPPVAHDGRVLMDGTLVNPVPVALARSLGADLVICVNLNGDTGGPVVREAPEPAPRRGFLRVVRGRLPGFDRAEPEIAVPGIARVVLDAFNITQDRISRARLERDPPDVAIGPDVAGFGLFDFHRAAEGIALGHRAARAALPRIRAVLEGAAARA; translated from the coding sequence ATGAGCCGGCCCCTTGCCACCCGGTGGCAAGGCGAATCGGCCGAGTCGCTGTTCCTCCCCGGCACCGTCGAGCCGGTCCGGCCGCCGCCGAGCGCCGGTCCGCGGATCGGGCTCGCCCTGGGTGGCGGCTCGGCCCGGGGCTGGGCCCATATCGGGGTGATCCGGGCGCTCGAGGAGGCCGGCCTGACGCCGACCGTGGTGGCGGGCTGCTCCATCGGCGCGGTGGTCGGCGCCTGCTACGCGGCCGGGCGGCTCGACCGGCTCGAGGCCTTCGCGCGGGCGCTGACCCGACGCCGGGTGGTCGGGCTGATCGACCCGCGGCTGCCGGGCTCCGGCCTGATCGCCGGCAACCGCCTGCGCCAGCGCCTCGCCGCCGATCTCGGCGAGCGCCGGATCGAGAGCCTGCCGGTCCGCTTCGGCTGCGTCGCCACCGAGTACGGCACCGGCCACGAGGTCAGCCTGACCGAGGGGCCGGCGGTGGATGCGGTGCGCGCCTCCTACGCGATCCCCGGCCTGTTCCCCCCGGTCGCCCATGACGGACGGGTGCTGATGGACGGGACGCTGGTCAACCCGGTGCCGGTGGCTCTGGCCCGGTCGCTCGGGGCGGATCTGGTGATCTGCGTGAACCTCAACGGCGACACCGGCGGCCCGGTCGTGCGCGAGGCACCGGAGCCGGCCCCGCGCCGGGGCTTCCTGCGGGTGGTGCGCGGGCGCCTGCCGGGCTTCGACCGGGCCGAGCCCGAGATCGCCGTGCCGGGCATCGCCCGGGTGGTGCTCGACGCGTTCAACATCACCCAGGACCGGATCTCCCGGGCGCGGCTGGAGCGCGACCCGCCGGACGTGGCCATTGGTCCGGACGTGGCCGGCTTCGGCCTGTTCGACTTCCATCGCGCTGCCGAGGGGATCGCGCTGGGTCACCGGGCCGCCCGGGCGGCGCTGCCGCGGATCCGGGCCGTGCTGGAGGGGGCGGCGGCACGGGCGTGA
- a CDS encoding TAXI family TRAP transporter solute-binding subunit — MPRLARYAALLGLALMASGPAAAAPDTTPPDSGPATEAALGDRMNANTVTVVTGTPGGTYFRVGADLAFVLDDGDKLRVLPILGKGAGENAYDIRFLKGVDLGFVRTDTLEQLRQDKRLKNIERHIQFIAKLFDDELHVIAPKEVRTVSDLAGKRVSFDVKGSGTDYSGRAMFRELGVTVEAINVDQPTALEMLRKGEIAAVVSVAAKPVAFIAGFDPGDRFHFVKAPYPDTMNEAYIPAALTRADYPKLVADEAVETVAVGTVLGVYNSPRGSARYDKLVRFVDAFFGQFDKFLAPQRHPKWREVNLAASVNGWTRFRPAQDWLDRHREQEAADQPDLDRFFQSQPNRKAGKEEIYQAYLKWRQGQ, encoded by the coding sequence ATGCCGAGGCTTGCCCGATACGCTGCCCTTCTCGGGCTCGCCCTGATGGCGTCCGGCCCCGCCGCGGCCGCCCCCGACACCACGCCTCCCGATAGCGGCCCGGCAACGGAGGCCGCCCTCGGCGACCGCATGAACGCCAACACCGTGACGGTGGTGACCGGCACGCCCGGCGGAACCTATTTCCGCGTCGGTGCCGATCTCGCCTTCGTGCTGGACGACGGCGACAAGCTGCGGGTCCTGCCGATCCTCGGCAAGGGGGCGGGTGAGAACGCCTACGACATCCGCTTCCTGAAAGGCGTGGATCTCGGCTTCGTCCGCACCGACACGCTGGAGCAGCTTCGGCAGGACAAGCGGCTCAAGAACATCGAGCGGCACATCCAGTTCATCGCCAAGCTGTTCGATGACGAACTCCACGTCATCGCGCCCAAAGAGGTCCGGACAGTCAGCGATCTGGCCGGCAAGCGGGTCAGCTTCGACGTCAAGGGTAGCGGCACCGATTACAGCGGCAGGGCCATGTTCCGCGAACTCGGTGTGACCGTGGAGGCGATCAACGTCGACCAGCCGACCGCCCTCGAGATGCTGCGCAAGGGCGAGATCGCGGCCGTCGTGTCGGTGGCGGCGAAGCCCGTGGCCTTCATCGCGGGCTTCGATCCGGGGGACCGCTTCCACTTCGTGAAGGCGCCCTACCCGGACACGATGAACGAGGCCTACATCCCCGCGGCCCTGACCCGGGCCGATTACCCGAAGCTCGTGGCCGACGAAGCGGTGGAGACCGTCGCGGTGGGCACGGTCCTCGGCGTCTACAACAGTCCGCGGGGCTCGGCGCGCTACGACAAGCTCGTCCGCTTCGTCGACGCCTTCTTCGGCCAGTTCGACAAGTTCCTGGCCCCGCAGCGGCATCCCAAATGGCGCGAGGTCAACCTCGCGGCCTCGGTGAACGGCTGGACGCGCTTCCGGCCCGCGCAGGACTGGCTCGATCGCCACCGGGAGCAGGAGGCCGCCGACCAGCCGGATCTCGACCGGTTCTTCCAGTCACAGCCCAACCGGAAGGCCGGGAAGGAAGAGATCTACCAAGCCTATCTGAAATGGCGGCAGGGCCAGTGA
- a CDS encoding iron-sulfur cluster assembly scaffold protein: MLGDIYNRRILELAADIPRLGRLESPDASATAHSRLCGSTVTVDLVLGEDGRVADFAHEVRACALGQASSSLMGRHVVGASADELRGVRAAMRAMLKENGPAPDGAWADLAVLEPVREFKARHASTLLTFDAVVDALDQIAAKRQAA, encoded by the coding sequence ATGCTCGGCGACATCTACAACCGCCGTATCCTGGAACTCGCCGCCGACATCCCCCGGCTCGGCCGGCTGGAGAGCCCCGATGCCAGCGCCACGGCGCATTCCCGCCTGTGCGGCTCGACCGTGACGGTCGATCTCGTGCTGGGCGAGGACGGACGGGTGGCGGATTTCGCCCACGAGGTCCGCGCCTGCGCCCTCGGTCAGGCCTCCTCGTCGCTGATGGGCCGGCACGTGGTCGGCGCCAGCGCGGACGAGCTGCGCGGCGTGCGCGCGGCCATGCGGGCGATGCTCAAGGAGAACGGCCCGGCCCCCGACGGCGCCTGGGCGGATCTCGCGGTGCTGGAGCCGGTGCGGGAGTTCAAGGCGCGCCACGCCTCGACGCTCCTGACCTTCGACGCCGTGGTCGACGCCCTCGACCAGATCGCCGCCAAGCGCCAAGCCGCGTGA
- the pdxA gene encoding 4-hydroxythreonine-4-phosphate dehydrogenase PdxA, giving the protein MTQHLAITMGDPAGIGPEIIVKAAARLKDRIAAGDLKLMVIGSAPALRRAEAALNLLPEQIPEVAEDGDWPALCCLQADAEGAPIEPGRLSADGGRFAYKAIEAGVRLAMAGKIGGIVTAPLNKEALNKAGYHYAGHTEMLAELTGVRGSVMMLAHGNMRVSHVTTHVALEDVPKRLTPERLRLVIDLTDKALKGLGLAKPKIAVAALNPHAGEGGLFGRQDIDVSTPVIETANTDGLDIHGPVPGDTVFVKLRAGQYDAVIAMYHDQGHIPVKLLGFEIDPATGKWMDLSGVNITLGLPIIRTSVDHGTAFDIAGTGVANERSLIEAIEFAERLAANRVA; this is encoded by the coding sequence GTGACGCAACATCTGGCCATCACCATGGGCGACCCGGCCGGCATCGGCCCGGAGATCATCGTCAAGGCCGCGGCCCGCCTGAAGGACCGGATCGCGGCCGGCGACCTGAAGCTGATGGTCATCGGCAGCGCCCCGGCGCTGCGCCGGGCGGAGGCGGCGCTGAACCTCTTGCCGGAGCAGATCCCCGAGGTCGCCGAGGACGGCGACTGGCCGGCCCTGTGCTGCCTCCAGGCGGATGCCGAGGGCGCGCCGATCGAGCCGGGCCGGCTCTCGGCCGATGGCGGGCGCTTCGCCTACAAAGCGATCGAGGCCGGGGTGCGCCTCGCCATGGCCGGCAAGATCGGCGGCATCGTCACGGCGCCGCTGAACAAGGAGGCGCTCAACAAGGCCGGCTACCATTATGCTGGCCATACCGAGATGCTGGCGGAGCTGACCGGCGTGCGCGGCTCGGTAATGATGCTGGCCCACGGCAACATGCGGGTCTCCCACGTCACCACCCACGTGGCGCTGGAGGACGTGCCGAAGCGCCTGACCCCGGAGCGCCTGCGCCTCGTCATCGACCTCACCGACAAGGCCCTGAAGGGGCTCGGCCTCGCCAAGCCCAAGATCGCGGTGGCGGCGCTCAACCCCCATGCCGGCGAGGGCGGCCTGTTCGGGCGCCAGGACATCGATGTCAGCACCCCGGTGATCGAGACGGCCAACACCGACGGGCTCGACATCCACGGGCCGGTGCCGGGCGATACGGTGTTCGTGAAGCTGCGCGCCGGCCAGTACGACGCGGTGATCGCCATGTACCACGATCAGGGGCACATCCCGGTGAAGCTGCTCGGCTTCGAGATCGACCCGGCGACCGGCAAGTGGATGGACCTGTCGGGGGTGAACATCACCCTGGGCCTGCCGATCATCCGCACCTCGGTCGATCACGGCACCGCCTTCGACATCGCCGGCACGGGCGTCGCCAACGAGCGCAGCCTGATCGAGGCGATCGAGTTCGCGGAACGGCTCGCCGCCAACCGGGTGGCGTGA
- the folE gene encoding GTP cyclohydrolase I FolE has protein sequence MRNDNRPADDGRSVEIAPEPASATRVPDGIETGRPSRAEAEAAVRTLLRWAGDDPTREGLRDTPARVTKAYEQLFGGYGVNAEALLERVFEEVEGYSDIVLVRDIPFHSHCEHHMVPFMGLAHIAYYPTKGVVGLSKLARVVDTFARRLQTQETMTAQIADVIESILKPRGVAVMVEAEHLCMAMRGVQKAGVSTITSQFRGVFKDDANEQVRFLTLVRGGAK, from the coding sequence ATGCGCAATGACAATCGGCCGGCCGATGACGGCCGCTCCGTGGAGATCGCCCCGGAGCCGGCCTCCGCGACCCGCGTGCCCGACGGGATCGAGACCGGCCGCCCGAGCCGTGCCGAGGCCGAGGCCGCCGTGCGCACGCTCCTGCGCTGGGCCGGCGACGACCCGACCCGGGAAGGCCTGCGCGACACGCCGGCCCGGGTGACCAAGGCTTATGAGCAGCTGTTCGGCGGCTACGGCGTCAATGCCGAGGCGCTGCTCGAACGCGTCTTCGAGGAGGTCGAGGGCTACTCGGACATCGTGCTGGTGCGCGACATCCCGTTCCACTCCCACTGCGAGCACCACATGGTGCCGTTCATGGGCCTCGCCCACATTGCCTACTACCCGACCAAGGGCGTGGTCGGCCTGTCGAAGCTCGCCCGGGTGGTCGACACCTTCGCCCGCCGCCTGCAGACGCAGGAGACCATGACGGCGCAGATCGCCGACGTGATCGAGAGCATCCTCAAGCCCCGCGGCGTCGCCGTGATGGTGGAGGCCGAGCATCTCTGCATGGCGATGCGCGGCGTCCAGAAGGCCGGCGTCTCGACGATCACCAGCCAGTTCCGCGGCGTGTTCAAGGACGACGCCAACGAGCAGGTCCGCTTCCTGACCCTGGTGCGCGGAGGCGCCAAGTAA
- the yidD gene encoding membrane protein insertion efficiency factor YidD, whose translation MIRRAAHGLIRGYQLTLSGLIGRQCRHWPSCSEYTDTAIIRHGLWPGGWMGFARICRCGPLGTHGIDLVPERLPDGSAWYRPWRYARWRGVEAPPSPFACEAVEEDGRAEAR comes from the coding sequence GTGATCCGGCGCGCCGCGCACGGGCTGATCCGCGGCTACCAGCTCACGCTGTCCGGGCTGATCGGCCGCCAGTGCCGGCACTGGCCGAGCTGCTCCGAGTACACCGACACGGCGATCATCCGGCACGGGCTCTGGCCCGGCGGCTGGATGGGCTTCGCGCGGATCTGCCGCTGCGGCCCGCTCGGTACCCATGGCATCGACCTCGTGCCGGAGCGGCTGCCGGACGGTTCGGCCTGGTACCGCCCGTGGCGCTACGCCCGCTGGCGCGGCGTCGAGGCGCCGCCCTCGCCCTTCGCGTGCGAGGCGGTGGAGGAGGATGGCCGGGCGGAAGCGCGCTGA